ATCCCAAACTTACTTGCATCTCTTTACTTGTACAGGTACCAAGCTGAGCTCAATGAAGATTCAAGTTTAGGCAAGTCAGAACCATTCACAGTAGGAGGTGTACTGTGTCCTCCCTACCAAGGAACCCCACAGACATCAAGGAATGTGtctattttaattattgctaCTGGTAATTCTCCTATATGTCCTGTACACTTCATACTTTACACAGACACTGTTTATTGTGAAGGATTGCTTAATTTTCCATTACTCCTTCTTCCCAGTTTTAATTTGCATAATCCTGAGCATCTTAATATCCAAGGGTATAGACTCCCTACGGACACTTCAATGGTGGAgtttactttgtgtttctgtgtttggcCTGATACTCGTCGTTACTGTATTACTCATTTGGAGACAGCCACAGAGTACAGCCAAAGCTGCATTCATGGTATGCTAATGATGCATGTTTATGCAATATCTGATTTGTATTATCAGTTACTAAAAAATCAAGTCTTGATATTGTAATATTTCAGTTATCCATATATAAAccatttttcttcataaatcacttttttttttgtttttttgttttttttttgtccacaggTCCCTTTTGTGCCTTGGCTTCCCACTTTTAGCACTTTTGTCAATGTCTATCTCATGGTTCAGCTTGGATCAGACACTTGGATTCGTTATGCAGTGTGGATGGCAGTAGGTATGACAAGATGACGTAAcagaaaaagacataaaacgTGAAAATCCTCTCACAATGTCAGTTTTATCACAGATGATGTAACTTTTTTCAACAGGTTTAATCATCTACTTTGGTTATGGGGTTCAGCACAGCGTACAGAAACAAAGGATGGAGAACTCACAGGATAGAGTCAGTTTTTAAACTATCACCACAATGATGAAGTAAAAGCTTTGAACCTAAATACTAAAGGAAATTTTATGCTCACAGCATGTGCATTaatgttctaaaaatatttgtctctGGTGTTAAGCCTTTTTATATTAGGTGTGCTACTTAGATTctagaaaaataacttttacacaaacacaacataatATTGAaccatatttctgttttacccAAAATGACCAACATCATATTCCCACAAGGTCACAGACAAAATTCTGTCACTTGTAAGGTTTGTCCTAAGAAGTAGAACATGAtgtgaataaatttgtattttgatgATGAGGCAAAACACTGCTGTATTTTGTAACTGAAAATTATTGTACTTAAACAACTAGATTTTGTTTGTAACCATTGTATCTGCATGCAAATTGAAACTGTCCTTTGAAATGtcaattaaattaacatttcataATGCTCTCAAAAATTTCTTTCgctctctcttttattttctttcgttttttctttctctttccaagGGTTGTGAAGAAATGTTCATAGACTTTGAGCTGTGTTACATTGTTGTCAAATTTACAGACATCTAATTCGCAACACAGTTAagagtctttgtttttctgttatttacaTGAACTCCATGGAGATGAATGATGAACTCACCTTCACATTCATAAGCgaaacataacataaaatgGAGGCGGaaggaactaaaaaaaaagtcgCCTCATTTCAAGTAGACAGAGTTTATTTAACGCACAACCCTTGACAGTATTAACCAATGAGAAGAAAGTAAGTCTTCAgtctcagccaatcacagaagGGGAAGCGCATTGTTCAAAAAACCAAAACGTCGTCGGGTAGAACCAGTCAGCTGGAGTGCTGAACGCCGAAAACAGGCAACGTGGTTTGATGCAGACTCATACACCAGACTTAAAGAaagtattttgctttttatgcagTATTTAGGAAATTTATTGGATTGTTTTTTCTGGAATCTAGTCggcctttttatattttgacaaCGCAAACAGACCGTTGCTTTAAAGGTAAGTCGTTcgatacattttaaaacctcgGATAGTTAGTTCTGtataaaattctgatttaatgtatttcagaaacttGCTTATTAATTACAAGAATATATTAATCGTTTAGCGGATCGGTATAGAGGGGCGTCTCCCTGCTCACATATTTTAGGGGAAAACGAGTGTATTTGTATTAAGTTAGATCAAATGATTTTGAACGCACGGTTTCACCTTTCATGCGTTAGAAACCCGATGTGATGTTAGCTACACGCCTCGAGGCTTGCAATAGTGTGTAACATAGCCTAGCAAAATACCAAGTATTCTCAGTGTaatctttttaaagtaaaaaacaaaaaacattagcccactatttcaattatttattttataataatggtaataataatacaacatcataaaaacattcaatgaGTTTCGGTCCGAGGTAATTATCTGCAGTGTGTTCCTCTGCCGCTAGATGCCGCTACTAAACCCCACTAGAGATATaagctgttttatgttattAGAAATGTGCCAGTTTATATTCAGCATATTTCAGAACACGTTTCAAGAAAAGATTAGCTTTTAATCTGTGTCTTATATCACTTTGCATCATGAGCAACCatataataaagtattttttactaCCCTGATTACAGAATCAGATTTCTCTGGCCACtaaattttctgaaacaaaaatggttAAAGTGTTGAGGACTATAAATGTACTAAGTAATATTTCAGAAAGCCGTGTATTTGGACATCCCACTTTCATTCCAAAGAAATCCATGATGAATTGTTGTTGCAGGAAAGCATGGCGCTGTCTTTGTCTTCCCCGTATGGATGTCACTCTGATGATGAAGAGGATCTGGCTGTGTTTGAGTCCACAGCAGCAGAGCACGGAGGAATGACCAGACCACGTCTGCCTGAGATCTCCGTTATTTCCCCCGGGCTCGAAACCAGGCCGACCATTACACAGCTGGTGAGACTCAACGAAACCatgctgctgttattttttttcttctctttttttggtcactgtgttacaaaaacacagagatatTTTGGTTAAGCTGTACTAATATATCAAGAAATGTTAAAGCAAACCTATTATTTTTAGCGTTGTCTATTTTATCTTGATCTAAACATTTGTCCTAATGGAAAAGccaaagcagaaaattattcAGTCTTATTTTTTCATGTAGAAAGTTAATGCGAAACCTGGCAGCTCTGATGAGGGTACCTCAGAAAGGGTGAAAGTTTTTCTGCGCATTCGCCCGCTGACTGACTCAGAAAAAGGACAAGAGCAGGTTGGAAAGTCTTTTGTTTGTAACTATTAGCATTTGAGTTTCTGAAATGCACCCGTTTTGCTTGTGAATAACCTATAgtcacttcttttcttttttctcttctcttttagGGCTGTGTGACGATCCAGGATGAGGAGACATTGCTGCTCAAAGCTCCATACGAGTCTCAGAACATGAGGACTGCAGAAAGAGGCATCACCCAGAGCATTCACAAGTTCAGTTTCTCGAAGGTAGGAGAGTTGTAGGTTTGCTTGCTCTTCTTAAGCTTAACTTTAAGAGCGTAAAATCAGGTTAACTTGAAAAATAAGAAGctgagattaaacagtgttcTTTCTGGCCTAAgtaatacacaaaaaaaaatgatatgGAGGAAAGACCTCATGATAACATGTTATTTAGAAAGTAGCAgatctaaatgtttttccatttattttctgtcctaGATATTTGGTCCAGATACGACTCAGCAACAGATCTATGAAGGTACAATGAAGAAAATGGTGAACGATGTTCTCAAAGGAGAAAACAGGCTTCTCTACACTTACGGCGTCACCAACTCTGGAAAGACTTACACCATTCAAGGTTCATTACCTCTTGTAGTTGTGTCATATTGGGATTTTGGTTAAATGGCTTAAATGTAAACTGTATATGTGAAACTTTCCCCTTTAGGCAATGGTCGAGAGGCAGGCCTGTTGCCACGGGCGTTGGTGTCTCTGTTCAGGAAGCTGCAGGGTCGTCTCTATGGTGGGATGGACCTGAAGCCCGTCATGTATCAGGATGTTAGGCAGCTGGACAATAGCGagatcaaaacagaagaaatccgAAGAAACTCCCTCCTCAAAGAGGTAAAAGCCGCCCTATCAGCATAGCAATAAAGTTTctgtcaaaaaagaaagatttgcATTCctggaaaaatcaaagtttaaagaaatgcgtcttttattgtatattttattgtcatgATTGTAGACATAAAACTGTTATGTTTtctgtcaatttatttttttatctcttttaatgtttttgtaagaataCATGGGTCTTTGTCCTGTCACCTTTGTTGCAGTtccaattgtttaaaatattttaattactgtAGATATGAGCAGATTAAGGAGAGTAGCTATTTTCTTCTTGAATGCATTTCTTGacttatgaaaataaacatgtttgccTAACTTGAATGATATGTTAagtcttttccattttgaagagtAGCTAAGAGAAACAATGTTATAGATCATTTTTTAGCACTTCCTTGgaacttaaaaaatgtaaaaatatgttttataaataacaaGATGTTACAGtttgattttacattatatttttgcATTGGTGATTTTGTGTATAGCTCTGTTCCCCACTGATCGGTTGTATTCAAATTAAAGGCTAGAGTTTCACTATTCCACTCCAGTCAAATggaattatttgtcttttttttttttacaaaccaaCATAAATAGTTTGCACTGATTCTGTCATAGTTTAGACTCACAACTCTGttattcttttaatgttttgaaatcaCTTCCAGTCTGTTATCTGCAGctgtttaaattaaaaggttttgcaGATCTTAACTCATAAACCATACTGATGTGTTACAGGATGAAAATCAAACTTCTCGCCGAGCTGGTACCACCACAGCCTGGGACAGTGGCATTGGAGGACTTTCTTCCACCACACACACTGCCACTCAGCTTGAAGGTTGGACATAAAATGATACTTTATAGCTATTTTCTTTCATGAGATTCCtggagattattttttatttttttcatcaattgTAATGCAAAAAAGTAGAagtatgaaataataaaactgtaaacTATGATATTAAAATACCTGCAGAATCAGCTGTTTTTGATCCACTGAAAAAGGATAACTAATAAATTCTTCCCCCATCCGTTTACAGACACGGACAGCGTGTGTCTGGACCCCGACAGTCTGTCACTCAGTGGAGGCTGTGACCTGGAGGAAGGGGTGCAGTTTTCCATCTGGGTCTCCTTCTATGAGATCTACAATGAGTTCCTGTATGATCTGCTGGATGCTTCGCCCGCCCAGCAGCCCCGAAAAAGAGTTACTCTGCGGCTCAGTGATGACAAGCAGGGCAACCCTTACGTCAAAGGTAATTCTCGTTTATTCACAATAATAtctttgaagtatttttttttatgaagtaataattgtttgttttcctttttgtcataTCAGATCTCACTTGGATTCAGATTCGCAGCGCTGAGGAGGCCTGGAGGATCCTGAAGGCGGGGCGGCGTAACCAAAGCTTTGCCAGCACTCACCTAAACCAAAACTCCAGCAGGAGGTTGGAGCCTGTTacacttttctttcttgaaGTTTCCTCTTGAAATGTTTCCTAAAGGAATTTATTCGAATTGCatctgatgggttttttttttcctcgtatCATTAGCCACAGCATCTTCTCCATCCGCGTCCTTCATGTTCACCCAGGAGCCAGTTCAGGCCAGGCCATGCACATCAGCGAGTACGttttaactgatttttatttttaaatgattgtttttagctttttgaGGTAGTAAAACTAAGGGGTGACTCGTTCGCAGGCTGACTGTGTGCGATCTGGCCGGGTCGGAGCGCTGTAAAGAGCAGCGTAATGGTGAGAGGATGAAGGAGGCCAACAACATCAACACCTCCCTCCTGACGCTGGGACGCTGCATCGCTGCTTTGAGgcacaaccaaaacaataagTAGGACGCTCGTGAAAGAGGCAAGATACGAGCAAAGGAATGAAAGCGAGTGTTTAACTTCAGTGTGAATCTAAAATGCGTTGCCAGGTCCAGGCCCCCTCAGGTGGTTCCTTTCAGGGACAGCAAACTGACACGGGTCCTGCAGGGCTTCTTCTGCGGCCGAGGAATCTCCTGCATGGTGGTCAACATCAATCCATGCACCTCCATTTATGATGAGACCCTTCAGGCACTCAAGTTCTCTGCTATAGCTACAcaggtgataaaaaaaatctcttactataaaatttctgagatgCATGTTTGGCGCTACATTCAAGAAGAATGTGAAAGAAAGATGAGGAGATTTTTGGCTTCGTTGCCACTTTCTGGTGGTGCAAGCTGGAAACTACCAAACTGGatctttttctgatcagtgaatgCACCACGCTAAACTCTACCTGATCTCACCGATGATTCTTTGTTGTGGAAGCTACTAAGTGAAGACTCAAAGTTGAGTTGCTTTGCAATTTTTGAGTTTAGctcacaaaaaaattaactcagAGGAAAGACAGAGATGCAAGAAGCTCtttaaaagctacattttctaTAAAGTGTTGATCTCTCTGCACTTTATTCAAGCTGCACCAGGCTGGAAAAAACCCCATTTGCAATGATGTTCTGTTTATCTGAAATGAATTCACTAAAATCTGCGTAATTCCAGCTTCTCCATGGCCCGTCCACTAAGACCAGAGTGGCCTACATCCTCTCTCTGCTCCGAGACACTGCAGCACGTGGCAGTGAAAGCACAGTgatagaggaggaagaggatgagagTGATGTAGAGGATGGAGACATCACCTTGTTGAATACAGAGGTACTGTTCCTGATCGCTCTTATTCTTTTGGATGGGGTAACGATTCCATGTTTAGCAAAGCAAACCCATCTGTAAGTGAATTATGGTTAAAATATTGCCAAAAAGCTTTTAATGGAGAAGTAGTTGCTCTGTTCTCTAGCAACTAAAGAATAGAGCACAATGTAACAAACTTAATTAAATGATTATTCATTATCCCGATTATTAATTGATTGTGTGAAGAATCTGGTAAATAAATACCTGGTTAAGCTGCTCAGCTTAACCCTCACTTCAAGGAAACTCTAATCTTAACCCAGAAGATggacttgtaaaaaaaaaaaacacttttaaagagCTATAGATATGTTatacaatttcagattttaattttcgTTATGGcactttttttccaaattgtgaCAAATACTTTTAagcttaattaaatttttttttaatgattaattatatttttaatacatttttagtccgaaaaatacataattttaattACCTGCTTTCTTTTTAAGTTGTCGATTGATTTAAGAGTCTTTGATTGCAGCAGCCTTGGAAATCCATAAACCAGCTGTTTTAATTTCAGTGcaatttgaaagtaaaatctCTAAATTGtcttcacacatttaaaatctggaacATTCTCACTAATCTGCCATCCCACTGTGTGCGTTTTATAGTCTCTACTGCAGGCCATCGACGTCCTGAAGAGAGAAGTGCGGCGCCAGCGGGCAGAAAAAGAAGTCCTGGAGGCTAATGTGAGAGAGCAGGTCGTCTCTGAAATGATGGACGTCATCACGGGAATGCAAGAGGGATTCACGTACGTAGGCTTCATCTATTACAGAATTTAGTTTGAGTTGTAATACTTTACAGCAGGAGGGTCAATCTACACTGTAGATTAAAATCAAAGGCTTGGTCAAACTTCCACTGCAAactgattgcaaaaaaaaaaaagaattatgttGTATTGCTTGTTTATATCTGTGTTGGTTCAGCACACAAGTCCAACAGATTTCCCCGAAAAggtttttcacctttttgtttGGCTAGATGTGACTGGTAGCATGAGGTCGCTAATGAATGTCAACAGGAGAGGGGCATTGTGGGTTCTGACTGACATGACAATGCAACAACGGATTATCATGGAATTTATTATATTGTGCAatatgatgtgtgtgtgtgctgtgtctGTCAGTAGGCCAGCTCTAATAGCCATTGATATTTTGGGCCAAATATAATTACATTGTTGGCCAAATTTGGCCAGTAGGcctgagtttgacacatgtgcgCTACAGACCCTTGAAAAATAAGCAATTATTTTTCAAGTACCAACACTGTCTTGTAAcaacacagtttttaaaaccattttactACACAGACTATAAAAGACTCCTTTGtctttctaaatatatatatatatattaattatgaaaactggctttttttttcagcagttttttgTGCAAGTGACATTCCTTATTTTCAATTTTCCGTATCTGAACTTCTCTTCAAATTATCAATGGTTTTGGGTTTTTGAGTTCTCGACAGAACCCcaaaaaaattgtaacattcaaaaataatctACACAACTTTTGGTCCTCTAGATCCTCTTTGATTAG
This window of the Gambusia affinis linkage group LG15, SWU_Gaff_1.0, whole genome shotgun sequence genome carries:
- the kif20a gene encoding kinesin-like protein KIF20A gives rise to the protein MALSLSSPYGCHSDDEEDLAVFESTAAEHGGMTRPRLPEISVISPGLETRPTITQLKVNAKPGSSDEGTSERVKVFLRIRPLTDSEKGQEQGCVTIQDEETLLLKAPYESQNMRTAERGITQSIHKFSFSKIFGPDTTQQQIYEGTMKKMVNDVLKGENRLLYTYGVTNSGKTYTIQGNGREAGLLPRALVSLFRKLQGRLYGGMDLKPVMYQDVRQLDNSEIKTEEIRRNSLLKEDENQTSRRAGTTTAWDSGIGGLSSTTHTATQLEDTDSVCLDPDSLSLSGGCDLEEGVQFSIWVSFYEIYNEFLYDLLDASPAQQPRKRVTLRLSDDKQGNPYVKDLTWIQIRSAEEAWRILKAGRRNQSFASTHLNQNSSRSHSIFSIRVLHVHPGASSGQAMHISELTVCDLAGSERCKEQRNGERMKEANNINTSLLTLGRCIAALRHNQNNKSRPPQVVPFRDSKLTRVLQGFFCGRGISCMVVNINPCTSIYDETLQALKFSAIATQLLHGPSTKTRVAYILSLLRDTAARGSESTVIEEEEDESDVEDGDITLLNTESLLQAIDVLKREVRRQRAEKEVLEANVREQVVSEMMDVITGMQEGFTETLEAERALLEERYEDKICNLQKHLKKFYSQELKERDQEIEALAAALDKNQKEDGVSMTTPPVESEGPRRSHRLSSQTELNRLRAELDQCRAELLTKTQDLMTLRMKLDVPGSAGALTTAADRKLQEGQRNLRQLRLDLQKLGVDLQSGERACCRNTGGERLRHTLTAADDTLAKQNQILLELQNDLTLVKADLRRKAETLAGRAQLPTTTFAAPTTPGSCKKRGCMATTPSQCENRPPQKRPFFQSLFPTRTPSRKYNAHTTVESSLTPSSRILRARQPSPPPSPLLTTRSLRGKH